The Bacillota bacterium genome contains a region encoding:
- the gcvPB gene encoding aminomethyl-transferring glycine dehydrogenase subunit GcvPB has product MRKSKKLIFEMSREGRQGYSLPACDVPEKKIDELLPAKLQRKEPLELPELSEAEVVRHFTELSTRNFGVDTGFYPLGSCTMKYNPKVNEEAALLPGFVLMHPCQPEETAQGALELLHNTEKCLKELTGMDRFTLQPAAGAHGELTGLMIIQAYHRKRGDHKRNKVLIPLSAHGTNPATVSMAGYDVIQVPCDERGLVDLKALIEVVDETTTALMLTNPSTLGLFEEDIIAIAKTVHEAGGLLYYDGANMNAIMGYTRPGDMGFDVVHLNIHKTFSTPHGGGGPGGGPVGVKERLVPFLPVPLVDKAEDKYIFNYDLPDSIGKVHSFYGNFGVVIKAYTYLRMMGGDGLKQAASDAVLNANYLMNLLKNTYYLPYDRICKHEFVLSARPEKKMGAGAGDIAKALLDRGFHPPTVYFPLIVEEALMIEPTDTESKETLDEFAAVMEQIARDINEDAEKVAHGPYKTVVGRLDEVRAARNPVLRWHKG; this is encoded by the coding sequence ATGAGAAAATCTAAAAAGCTAATATTTGAAATGAGCCGTGAAGGGCGCCAGGGATATTCTTTGCCAGCCTGCGATGTTCCGGAAAAGAAAATCGATGAACTACTACCGGCTAAACTCCAGCGTAAGGAGCCCCTGGAGCTCCCCGAACTGTCAGAAGCGGAGGTTGTCCGCCACTTTACGGAACTGTCGACCCGCAACTTTGGCGTAGACACCGGTTTTTACCCCCTGGGCTCCTGTACCATGAAATATAACCCGAAGGTAAATGAAGAAGCGGCTCTTTTGCCCGGCTTTGTACTTATGCATCCCTGCCAACCGGAGGAAACTGCCCAGGGTGCACTGGAACTGCTGCACAATACGGAGAAGTGCCTGAAAGAACTGACAGGAATGGATAGATTCACCCTTCAACCGGCAGCGGGCGCTCACGGTGAATTGACGGGATTAATGATAATTCAGGCATACCACCGTAAAAGGGGCGACCACAAGAGAAATAAAGTGCTAATCCCGCTTTCAGCTCATGGCACTAACCCTGCCACTGTTAGCATGGCCGGCTATGATGTGATCCAGGTGCCCTGCGATGAGCGCGGTCTCGTCGATCTGAAAGCCTTAATAGAAGTTGTTGATGAAACCACAACTGCCCTGATGCTGACCAACCCGAGCACCCTCGGATTATTTGAAGAAGATATTATAGCCATCGCCAAGACCGTCCATGAAGCCGGAGGCTTACTCTATTATGACGGGGCAAATATGAATGCGATCATGGGTTATACCCGACCGGGCGATATGGGTTTTGATGTTGTCCACCTAAATATTCATAAAACATTTTCCACCCCCCATGGTGGTGGTGGACCAGGAGGAGGCCCGGTTGGAGTAAAAGAAAGACTGGTGCCGTTCCTACCGGTTCCACTTGTTGATAAGGCGGAAGATAAATATATTTTCAATTATGATCTGCCGGATAGTATCGGCAAGGTTCATTCTTTCTACGGAAATTTCGGGGTAGTGATCAAAGCTTACACTTACCTGCGCATGATGGGCGGGGATGGCCTGAAACAGGCTGCATCCGATGCAGTTCTCAATGCCAACTACCTGATGAACCTTTTGAAGAATACATACTATCTGCCTTATGACCGTATCTGCAAGCATGAATTTGTTCTCTCTGCAAGACCGGAAAAGAAAATGGGAGCGGGGGCGGGCGATATTGCCAAAGCTTTGCTCGACAGAGGATTCCATCCTCCAACGGTATATTTCCCATTGATCGTGGAAGAAGCCCTGATGATCGAACCGACTGATACTGAAAGTAAAGAGACTCTGGATGAATTCGCCGCTGTTATGGAACAGATTGCCAGAGATATCAACGAAGATGCTGAAAAAGTTGCCCATGGTCCTTATAAAACCGTTGTAGGACGGTTGGATGAGGTCAGGGCTGCCCGCAATCCGGTATTACGGTGGCATAAAGGGTAA
- a CDS encoding radical SAM protein — protein MIRLSAGTAACLGLTGIKMDSYPTTAYLLSGNRCLMKCAFCPQGLSSSEALNKLGRVTWPEFTWDEIEKGFRTAAKSGIKRICLQSVRHNDGIETLLGTIRKIKSISDLPLSLSAWIRNEAEAAAVVDAGVDRFSISLDVVNPEAFTKIKGGSFTDRLDLLLKFANLYKGRVSTHIICGLGETEEETLVLIDRLIKAGVTVALFAFVPLKGTRLEKRESPELDSYRRIQAGLYLLLRKKVDIKELIFTNGQVASYGIPEENLIGLLSDGKAFQTSGCSDCNRPYYNERPGGTIYNYHRPLGQAEKAGELKVLIDSINYSCFYPGGKTRCTTNGV, from the coding sequence ATGATCCGTCTTTCAGCCGGCACCGCCGCCTGCCTGGGGCTTACCGGCATTAAAATGGATAGCTATCCTACAACTGCTTACCTGCTTTCCGGAAACCGGTGCCTGATGAAATGCGCTTTTTGCCCTCAGGGTTTGAGCAGCAGTGAAGCGCTGAATAAACTCGGCAGGGTGACATGGCCGGAGTTTACCTGGGATGAAATTGAAAAAGGTTTCAGGACTGCAGCGAAATCAGGAATCAAAAGAATCTGTCTTCAATCGGTCAGGCATAATGATGGGATTGAAACCCTGCTTGGCACAATCAGAAAAATAAAAAGTATATCTGACCTACCTCTGTCGCTGTCAGCCTGGATTAGAAATGAAGCTGAAGCTGCTGCTGTAGTTGATGCCGGTGTGGACAGATTTAGCATATCTCTTGATGTGGTTAATCCTGAAGCATTCACAAAGATCAAGGGCGGTTCATTTACTGACCGTCTTGATCTGCTTCTAAAGTTTGCCAACCTGTATAAAGGTAGAGTTAGTACACATATTATTTGCGGTTTGGGTGAGACTGAAGAGGAAACACTGGTTTTGATCGACAGATTAATCAAGGCAGGGGTAACAGTTGCCCTTTTTGCATTTGTTCCCCTTAAGGGAACCAGGTTGGAGAAGAGAGAATCACCTGAGCTCGATTCCTACCGAAGGATTCAGGCCGGACTTTACCTGCTTCTGAGGAAAAAAGTAGATATTAAGGAATTAATTTTTACTAACGGCCAGGTAGCTTCATATGGTATACCGGAAGAGAATTTAATTGGGCTTTTGTCAGATGGGAAAGCATTTCAGACGAGCGGCTGTTCCGATTGTAACCGGCCATATTACAATGAACGTCCGGGCGGAACAATTTATAATTACCATCGCCCGCTTGGTCAGGCCGAAAAAGCAGGAGAGTTAAAAGTCTTAATTGATTCAATTAATTATAGTTGTTTCTATCCGGGAGGGAAAACCAGGTGCACCACCAATGGCGTTTAA
- a CDS encoding radical SAM protein, whose amino-acid sequence MVQNINRLDKILEQAWNVRQAFFPDLIEFTIPGKTLAVSVTGSRCALNCAHCGGQYLKKMVPLEEIMGKKYNNESSYLVSGGSDKNGKVPLFDKWDQLEKLADRGSLNLHTGLVNEAEAKKLSKIARVISFDFVGDNETIAKVYGLSATVDDYLSSYRHLLKYNSVIPHICVGLDSGRINSEYRALELLRNEAVEAICMIIFRPTEGTEFSAAEPPSPEEVARFIATARLMFPRTPLYLGCMRPGGSYREKVDQYAVKAGVNKIVLPGPETRRLAVNLGLSIKVSEECCSL is encoded by the coding sequence ATGGTTCAGAATATAAATAGATTGGACAAGATTCTCGAACAGGCCTGGAATGTTCGTCAGGCTTTTTTCCCGGATCTAATTGAGTTTACCATTCCCGGCAAGACACTGGCTGTTAGTGTGACAGGAAGCAGGTGTGCGCTTAATTGTGCCCACTGTGGTGGACAATACCTGAAGAAGATGGTCCCTCTCGAAGAGATTATGGGAAAAAAATATAACAATGAAAGCAGCTATCTTGTATCAGGCGGATCCGACAAGAATGGCAAGGTTCCACTTTTTGACAAATGGGATCAACTGGAAAAACTCGCCGACAGGGGTTCTCTTAATCTTCATACGGGATTGGTTAATGAAGCGGAAGCGAAAAAATTATCAAAAATTGCCCGGGTAATATCTTTTGACTTCGTCGGTGACAATGAAACAATTGCTAAAGTGTACGGCCTGTCAGCTACTGTTGACGATTATCTTTCCTCATACCGTCATCTGCTTAAATATAACAGCGTGATTCCCCATATCTGCGTTGGTCTTGATTCCGGCAGAATAAACTCTGAATACAGGGCGCTGGAATTACTGAGAAACGAAGCAGTTGAAGCGATCTGCATGATTATTTTTCGTCCAACCGAAGGTACAGAATTCAGTGCAGCGGAACCCCCGTCACCGGAAGAAGTAGCCAGGTTTATAGCTACCGCCCGCCTGATGTTTCCCCGAACCCCGCTTTACCTCGGATGTATGCGTCCTGGAGGTAGTTACAGGGAAAAGGTTGATCAATATGCTGTAAAAGCCGGGGTAAACAAAATAGTATTACCGGGCCCGGAAACCAGGCGTCTGGCTGTAAATTTGGGACTCTCAATAAAAGTTTCAGAGGAGTGCTGTTCTTTATGA
- the ald gene encoding alanine dehydrogenase, whose amino-acid sequence MIIGVPREIKSDENRVAITPGGVEVFVNSGHKVLIEKLAGEGSGFSDVQYKDAGAEIIAEPDDLFSRSEMILKVKEPQTSEYAYFREGLVLFTFLHLGAAPKLAKALMESKVTGISYDTVQKADRSLPLLAPMSEVAGKMAVQVGAHYLEKRAGGAGVLLGGVPGVPPAHVVVIGGGMVGVNAAKVALGMGARVSLLDIDANKLRYLDDIFGGRIDTVISNHYWVSKLVAEADLLVGAVLIPGAKAPHIVTEEMIMQMKPGSVVVDVAIDQGGCIETCDMPTTHSDPIIEKHGVIHYSVANIPGAVPRTSTLALTNATLPYALKIADKGLENAIKEDSALAKGMNTYAGKIVHEIVASSLELPYTPIEELL is encoded by the coding sequence ATGATCATTGGTGTGCCCAGGGAAATAAAAAGTGATGAGAACAGGGTGGCTATCACACCCGGAGGTGTTGAAGTTTTTGTAAATTCCGGCCATAAAGTATTGATCGAAAAATTAGCAGGTGAGGGAAGCGGTTTTTCGGATGTACAGTACAAAGATGCCGGGGCAGAAATAATTGCCGAGCCGGATGATCTGTTTAGCCGATCGGAAATGATCCTGAAAGTCAAGGAACCGCAGACTTCAGAATATGCTTATTTCAGAGAAGGCCTTGTTCTCTTTACTTTCTTGCACCTGGGAGCAGCTCCAAAACTTGCTAAAGCACTGATGGAAAGTAAGGTAACGGGAATTTCCTACGATACGGTCCAGAAAGCTGACCGGTCTCTGCCCCTGTTGGCTCCAATGAGTGAGGTAGCTGGGAAAATGGCTGTCCAGGTTGGAGCTCATTACCTTGAAAAGAGAGCCGGTGGAGCCGGCGTTCTGCTTGGTGGAGTTCCCGGTGTTCCTCCTGCTCATGTGGTTGTCATCGGCGGGGGCATGGTCGGGGTAAATGCCGCTAAAGTAGCGCTCGGCATGGGTGCCAGGGTTAGCCTGCTCGACATAGACGCCAATAAACTGCGTTATCTTGATGATATATTTGGTGGTCGTATTGATACCGTGATATCTAATCACTACTGGGTCAGCAAGCTGGTTGCAGAAGCGGATCTGCTGGTTGGTGCGGTATTGATCCCCGGAGCAAAAGCTCCTCACATCGTTACTGAAGAGATGATTATGCAGATGAAACCGGGATCGGTTGTTGTCGATGTAGCAATTGATCAGGGTGGGTGTATTGAAACATGTGATATGCCGACCACGCACAGCGACCCGATCATCGAAAAACACGGTGTGATTCATTACAGCGTGGCGAACATACCGGGAGCAGTGCCGAGAACTTCCACCCTTGCTTTAACCAATGCCACACTACCCTATGCCCTGAAAATTGCAGATAAAGGCCTGGAAAATGCCATAAAAGAAGACAGTGCACTCGCCAAGGGTATGAATACATATGCCGGTAAGATTGTTCATGAGATTGTCGCCAGTTCACTGGAACTGCCTTATACTCCTATAGAAGAACTGCTTTGA